Part of the Thermoplasmata archaeon genome is shown below.
GATGCGCCAGCCCACCACGGTGCCCGTCCCGCCTCCCCCGGGCGTGGCGGCTTCGGCACCCGCTCCGCGAGCCGAGGACGCACCCGCCCGCGACGTCGTCACTCCTGCGCCGGCCCCCGTGGAGCCGGTCTCGGAACCCGGAGACGAGCGCGTGTCCGAGCTCACCCTGATGAAGGTCCTCAATGAGGATGAGCGACAGATGTACCTGGAGCTCCGCGAGCACGGCGGGGCGATGAGCCAGAAGGACCTCGTCGGGCTGGGCGTCTTCTCGAGGGCCAAGGTGAGCCGGGTCTTGGACAAGCTCGAGGGCAAGGGCATCGTGGTCCGTGAACGGACCGGGATGACGAACCGCGTCCGGATCATCGGAAAGGTCGCGCGGTAGGGTCGTTCCACCCGTTGCGTTTCAGGTTCTCGCAATCGTTCTCACCGTGTTTCACGATGCCCTCATCGGCCGTTTCACCCCCTGAGGGGGCCCGGAGGCGAAATACATGAAGACGAGCGTCTTGGTGGCCCTTGGGGTCCTTGCCCTCGTCGTCGTGGGGATCGTCGCGGCGACGGCCCTGGCGGCCCCGCGCACCTCGACGACCGGAACGCAAGGCGGGTACGGCGGCGGCATGCAGGGCGGCTACGGCTCCGGCTACGGCGGTGGGATGGGCGGCGGGGGTCATGGCGGCATGCGCGGAGGCTGCGGCTGCTGCGGGTACTGGGGGCCGGGTCCCAACTACACGTGGCCCTGAGGCCATCCCCGAACCGCTTTCCAGGGCGGGGCTGCGTCGCCCCGCTCTGTCTTTCGAGTCTGGAGAGAAGCCCACCGCGATCGGCCATGAGGGTTGCGAGCGGGAAGCCGTGGGATCCGGCCCTCAGAACCAGCGTTGACGCGTCGGATTGGATTCGGGAATTTCGGCCGGATATCGTGGTCGGACTGGGAACAAGACAGGCATCGTCTTCAAGGAGTGGCGGAACTGGGACAAGAAGAATCGCCTCCTCGCCTCGGTCGACAAGGCGCTGCGGATCCTGCACTATGAGCCCCAGACGGACTTCCAGACGGGGCTGGAGAACGTGCACGCCTGGTTCGAGCAGAACTGGAGGAACATCCGGAAGTCGGCCGAGTTCTAAGTTCCCCCCGGTTCCGCCGCTCGGCTGGGAGATGCAGAAGGACCCATAAGCACAACGTTGATGCCGCCGGGATCCATTGGACGCTTGCCTCGTGGAGGGTCCGTCACGTGGCTGAAGGCTCTCGTTCTGGGCGTGTTCGCGGCACTCCTCTCCACCGGTG
Proteins encoded:
- a CDS encoding MarR family transcriptional regulator, with the translated sequence MERSDSRTVLTLLIAAIAVVGAAAAVVVLAAPTSSPSGMNGGMMGGRYPLRSGTNPWVWVLLLVSLAAFALALGFLFLGRMRQPTTVPVPPPPGVAASAPAPRAEDAPARDVVTPAPAPVEPVSEPGDERVSELTLMKVLNEDERQMYLELREHGGAMSQKDLVGLGVFSRAKVSRVLDKLEGKGIVVRERTGMTNRVRIIGKVAR